The nucleotide window CTCTAATAAAAATGAATTAAATGGAGTGAATTTATTGCCGTATATAAAAAATGAAAATTCTTCACGGCCGCATAAAACTCTTTTTTGGAGATCATGGAATCATCAGTCTGTCTTGCACGAAGAATGGAAATACATAATTAGTAAAAAAGAAAATATGCGCTGGTTATTTGATACTTCAGTGGACCCCTTAGAAAAAAATAATCTCATTGAAAGTCATGCTGAAGAAGCAAATTTAATTGAAGAGCTCTTAGTAAAATTTAATTCAGAACAAAAAGAACCTTTATTTCCGTCTGCCTATGAGGTTCCAACCATGATAGATAAATATGATGGACAGAAGTATGAGGAAGGTGATGAATATATTTACTGGTCTAACTAAATCTAAGGAGAAGAAATGAATAGAGTCACTAAAATATTAGGATGTAAATACCCAATTATTCAAGCCCCTATGGGATGGATAGCAAGAAGTCAACTTGCGTCAGCTGTATCTAATGCTGGAGGTTTTGGAATAATAGAAACTTCCTCTGGTGAAGTTGAAAACTGCAAAAATGAAATTAAAGCTATGTCTCAAATGACAGATAAACCTTTTGGCGTAAATCTTCCACTATTATTTCTACAAGACGAAAGTATGATTGATCTTGTTGTAGAAGAAAAAATAAAGTTTGTTACTACTTCAGCTGGCGATCCTTCAAAATACATTCATATCTTAAAAGAAGCTGGAATTACAGTTTTTCATGCAGTACCAAGTCTTGCTGGAGCAATGAAAGCTGCTAATGCCGGAGTGGATGGCCTTGTAGTAGAAGGAACAGAAGGAGGAGGCTTTAAGAGCCCTGAAGAAGTGGGTCTAAGTGTTCTATTGCAATCAATTAGAAGACAAACTGATCTTCCTATGATTGCTGCCGGAGGAATAGTGAATGGCATAGGTATGGCTGCCGCTTTTGCTGCAGGAGCTGAAGGAATCCAAATGGGAACAAGATTTGTCTCTTCTAAAGAAAGTCCTGTTCATGATAATTTCAAAAACTACATACTCAAATCCAATGAACAAGGCACTTGGATCCTTAATAAGAAGTCAAAACCGTGTATCAGAGCTTTAAAAACAGATTTTACTAAAGATATTTATGAAGAGGGTATTATGGAAATGTCGGCAATGTCGAAAATAAAAGACTTGTATTTTGGAGGTGACATGAATGCGGCTCCTGCTCTTGCAGGACAATCTGTAGGGCTTATTGATCAAGTAAAACTTGTTAAAGATATCATTAATGAGACTATTAATGAATTTAATGAAATTTGTAAAAGAATGTCATCACAGATTTTAAACTAAATATAATTATCCAACTTATTGGCAGATTCCTGCCAAAAAAATGAAAAAATGGTCAATTTGCTCAAAAAGTGTAATATTAAAGTAATATTTTTTTATAAATATCTTTATTTATTAAGATTTTTAACTTACTGGGGAGAGAAAATGAAATCAATAAAACACATAATAATACTGTCTTTGCTAATGAGCGGCGGGTCCATATTTACTGCAGAATTAGAAGAGATTGTAGTTACTGCGCAGAAAAGAGCTGAAAACGTTCAAGATGTTCCTGCTACTGTTAATGCTCTAACTGCTAGTGTAATGGAAGACTTCCAAATACGAGATTTTAGTGAAATAGGTAGCCTTGTTGCTGGAACTACCTTTAATGAGTACGATACCCGTCGTAAAGCAGTCTCAATCAGGGGCCTTTTTACTGACCCAGATTGGTCAGGAGTAGCCTTAGCACAAAATTATGTCAATGAAGTGCCTGTAAGACCGGGTGAAGCTTTCTTTGAACTGTATGACATAGAGCGAATAGAAGTTCTAAAAGGTGCGCAAGGAACGCTTCAAGGTGTTACTTCTCCTGGAGGAGCTATTCATATCTATACCAAGTCAGCTGAAATTGCTGATGCAATGAGCGGTTATGTTGAAAGTTCAATAGCAGATAATAATGGAACTTTGATTAAAACTGGCGTAAACATTCCTCTTACTAGTAGTCTTGCTATGAGATTTGCTGGAGTAGTCAATGAACATGATGGGCATGAAATTTTTAATGTAACGACAGGGCAAAGAGAGAATAAAAAAATTGATAGTCAAAGATTATCGTTTACATTTGCTCCAACAGATGCCTTGGATATGCAACTGGTTTATGAAAAAGCTAACATCTCTCACACCCAACCAAGACCCGTAGCTGGATCAGCTGGTTCTGCACCTGCCGCAGTTGCACAGACCAAAGGATTCTTATCTCAATTTTCACCTGCAGCTGCTGGAATAAAAGTACCTTCCTATAATCGCCAATATTATGGAGGCCCTATTGGAACTGTAAGTATGGAAGATGGAATTGCTATTCATAATGGATTAGCTATGGATGAAAATGATTTAGATAGAACAACACTTACTATAAATTACTCCTTAGCTGGTCATACTTTAACTTTAATTGGTTCAGATAAAGAGAATCTCTCTGATACTATTATTGATAGAGATTTTGGTAAATTTTACCCTGGGGGATATTATCAACGAGTAACTACAGCGTCTGAAACTAAACATGGAGAAATTCGTATTGCAAATGATCCTGGTGGAAAAATTGAATACGTTGTTGGAGCGTACACTAATAACACGGACACCTTTACTTTAGCTACTGTAGATACTACAGGTTTTCAAGCTAATATATTGGGTGCGTCTTACCCTCATCTTTTTTTTCAAGTTGATACCATCATACCTCTAGCTAGACAAACTAATGCTTTCTTCGCTAATGTGAAGTTTAATATTACAGATTCTACAGCTATCCAAGTTGGGGTTAGAGATCAAGAAATGGATTTCTTTAAAAAGCAAACAACTGACCTCACAACACTCTACACTAATATGGGTATGGCTTACTTGTGTGGGCTTGGAATGTGTACTTTAGATGCCATAGCTGATGCAGATGCTTATGGTGAAAATGAATCTACAACAGAAAGCTTTAAGATTATACACAACCTCAATGAGGATGTTATGGTCTACGTCAGCTTAGACAGTGGTTTTAGACCTGGTGGTCTTACTATAACCCCTACTGCCATAGATCCATCGTTGCTTGTTTATCAAGATGAAGAGAGTGATTTAATGGAAATAGGTGTTAAAAGCACGCTGATGGATGGAAAACTCATGATAAATGCATCTTATTTTGAAACTGAATTTGATGGATATCAAGGCAAAGCAGATAACATAACAGTCTTTGATAGAGCTACTCAAAGCATGACCAATATGCAAGGTGGACTTGCATTTAATGCGGATGCAACTGCTGAAGGTTTTGAAATGGAATGGGCTTACTTAGTGAGCGATTCATTGACTTTGGGTGGTTCATTGGCGAGCGTCACTGTGGAATATGATTCTGGCACAATAGGCCCTATAAATGATCCAACATACGTTGGACTGCTAACTGCTACAGGAAGTATTGCTGGCCAAAGTGCTTCGAACGCACCTGAAGATACAGTAAATTTTTGGGCTGACTATAGCGCAGGAAATTACTTTGCAAGACTAATTTGGTCTATGGCCGGAGAACGAACTGATAGACTTGTTCCTGGAGGAGAAATAGGCGAACTAAATACTGTTAATCTACTGACTGGATATACTTCAGATAATGGTATGTTTGAAGCAACTATCTGGGTAAAAAACCTTTTAGACGAGCAAGAGTTGGCCTTCTTATCCAATCCTTATAGTGGAGGTTTCTCTTTTGGAACACCTTTTACTTTTCAGACTAATTTTACTGAAGGCATGACAAATCCTCCTAGAACCATGGGTATTACTTTAGGATACAATTTCTAAAGAAGGAAAATAAAAAAAGGAGCCTTGGCTCCTTTTTTTTTCTTAAAACTATATTAAAAAATAAGAAGACATAAATGAAATACAGAAATTTAGGTAAATCAGGATTAAGACTTTCTGAACTATCGTTTGGCTCATGGGTAACTTTTAATCATCAAGTAGATACGAGGTTAGCAGAAAGAATGTTTGCTATTTGCTTTGATGCAGGTATTAACTTTTTTGATAATGCTGAAGCTTATGAAGCTGGTGAATCTGAGGTAGTTATGGGTAAAGCACTAAGAAAATTAAATAAACCTCGTGACAGTTACTGTGTTTCTTCAAAAGTTATGTTCGGAAGAATACCTAATTTTGGTGCGCTTCCCACTCAAAAGGGATTAAGTAGAAAACATGTAACAGAAGCCTGTCATCAAGCTATGCATAGACTTCAAGTGGACTACTTAGACTTATATTTCTGTCATCGCCCTGATCCTAGAACCCCTATTGGAGAGACCGTTTGGGCAATGCATAATTTAATTACTCAAGGTAAAGTCTTATATTGGGGAACTTCTGAATGGTCAGCTGATCAAATAAAAGAAGCCTATGATTTTGCACATAATAATCATTTATCTCCACCCACTATGGAGCAACCCCAATACAATATGTTAGATAGACAAAAATTTGAGATAGAGTATGACTCCCTATATAAAGAATATGGTTTAGGTACAACTATATGGTCACCATTAGCTTCTGGAGTATTAACTGGAAAATATCTTAATGAAATTCCAGAAGGCTCAAGGGCAACACTTAAAGGTTATGAATGGCTCCAAAAAAGAGTTATGGAATCTGAAAGAGGAAAAATAAGGCAAGATATAGTAAGGCAATTGAAACCCATTGCCGATGACTTAGATATTTCATTGACTAAATTGTCATTAGCTTGGTGTTTACTTAATCCTAATGTTAGTACAATGATTTTAGGTGCTTCTAAAATAGAACAACTTGAAGAAAACCTCTTGGCTACGGATAGTGTTTCCCTTCTAACAGAAGAGGTTCAAAATACAATTCAATCTATCTTGAATAGTGTTGATACTGAAGCAGGAGATCCAGCTGAAGATGGTGTAGATTAATTTTAAATATTCTAACCCTAATTCCTACATTCCACCGTCTACATATAAACATTGCCCAGTAATCCAACTGGATGCGGATGAAGCCATGAATACTACTGCCGCTCCAATATCTTCTGGAGTGCCCAGTCTTTTTAAAGGAAGGTTCATCATATTCATTAAAGCTGCTGTCTCCTCGTGAGAATGAACTCCAACTGAATCATTGAAGTTGTCTGTAGGAACTGGACCTGGTGCAATAGCATTTACTCTAATCTTAGGTGCTAACTCTTGAGAAAAAGATGCTGTAATACTATTTACGGCTGATTTTGATGCGCCATAAGGTCCATTTTTTGGATTAGGGCCCATATTCTTTGCTGTAGCTGAAGATATATTAATAATAGAGCCTCCCTCTTCAGACATATTCTTAGCAGCTATAACACAAGCTTGCCAGACTGCTTTGAAATTTAACCCTATTTGAGCATCAAATTCCTCTTCAGATGTTTTTGTCATATATCTAGGAGTTGCATCAGGAAGGCCGCCTGCATTATTTACCCAAATATCAATAGGACCTAGATCTTTTTGAGTAATAGTTCCTAGAGCTTCTAATTGATCAATAATAGTAACATCTGTCGGCACAACTAAAGCTTTTCTACCTATAGAATCTATCTCTCTAGCTACATTATCTAGATCCTCTTTACTTCTAGAGGCTAAAGCTATATCTGCTCCTGCTTCTGCTAACGCTATAGCTATACCTTTTCCAATGCCCTTTCCTGCTCCTGTAACCACTGCTACTTTTCCATTTAAATTAAATTGTTCTAATACATTCATTTTTCTCTCCAAATTAAATTAATTTCTCTTTAAAGTATTTACTCCAGCGCAATGCATTCCTGCTAAATATCCAAATGTCAGAGCCGGTCCAAGAGTTCCTCCTGCTCCAGCATATACAGACCCAGTAGAACCAGACATTACATTCCCTACAGCATAGAGTCCATTTATTAACTCACCTCTCACTGATAAAACTTGTCCAAACTTATTAGTCCTTGGACCTCCATTAGTTCCAAGGCATCCCATTTTTAACTCAACTGCATAGAATGGGCCTTTTTCAATCTTTCCTAAAGTTGCTGATATACCTTTAAGTGATCGATCACCGTAAAAATAATCATACTCACTTTTACCTCTCGAAAAGTCCTTATCTTCTCCTTGTTCTACAAAGTTATTAAATACTTCAATAGAAGAAGATAAAGCACCAGGAATTATTCCAAGTTTATTTTCTAATTCGGTAATAGTCTCTGATTCAACAAGCCACTCTGGTGTCTCCGATCCTGGTATAGATGGTCCAGTCATATACCTAGCCCTATGTGTTGCGTCAAATACTATCCAAGATGGAAGATTGGAATAAGAATAAGTTGTAGGATCAAAGCTCTGAAAAGCTCCTGCAAGAGCGGAATAATTTGTTGCTTCATTGCAAAACCTATTACCTCTTTTATTAACTATAATTGAATGAGGTAAAGTTCTTTCCATTAAGACAGGTGAAGATCTTTGAGAACCGTCTGGCCATGAATTATCAGGTATGGATAGTACTGGAGTCCACCAAGCACTAGTCATATTTCCTAAAGAGGCGCCTACTTCCTGAGCTAGCATTAAACCATCTCCGGTATTTGAAGGTGGCGATGCAGGATGAGTCATTGGACCTCTGAGAAAAGAAGAAACCAATTCTTTATTCCACTCAAATCCTCCAGTGGCTATTATGACTCCTCTTGAAGAATGTAATTTTTGAATCTTACCTCCTATTTTTACCTCGACTCCTTTCACTTCCGAATCTTTAGTTAACAATTTAATGACATCAACATTTGTTTTCGGAATTATGCCCCTATCTATGCACCCTTTAAGAAGCCCTCCTACCAATGCCTGACCCATTCCTCGTTGATCTGTTTTTGTTCTTTCTTGCAATACCTCTTCTTCTAACTGCCCACTTCCTCCTCCAAGAGGTGTTTCAGATAGGGTCATTGGCAATGAAGGGCCATTATTTCTAACTTTATCTTTCCATTCTCCTAATTCTAAGTAACTAAAAAGACTATTGTCTAATGCTCTACCTCCACCAGATATAGCTCCTGGTTTGTCTAAATAATAGTCTGGATATCCTGATAATATAGACAAAGAAATACTTGTATGTTTTTCTAAAAATGATATTGCTTCGGAGCAGTTATCTATGAATGATTCTAATAATTCAGTATCCATCTCTCCTTGTGATAATGACATAAAATAATTTATAGCATCCTCTCTCGAATCTTTAATGTCAGCATCTTTCATATGGCTGTTCATTGGAGCCCAAATTATCCCTCCAGAAACAGCTGCCGTTCCGCCGACTACAGAGTCTTTCTCAAAAATACCAACTTTCAAACCGTTCTCATACGCAGATATAGCCGCAAGCATTCCACTGGCCCCACAGCCAAGAACTATAATGTCAAAATCAAAATTAGTATTTTCAACCATAATTTAAAAACTATTTATAAATCATCTATATCCAAATGCTATGATCATATCTAGTAGACTTAGTTTACACAAACTCTAAAATACTATCTAAGGTAGATATTTAAAACTTTTAAATTTTTTTTTAAATACTTGATTTTAAAATTACTGGTAACTCAAATTGGAATACAGGAAAGAAGTGGATGGCTTAAGGGCAATTGCCGTAATTCCTGTGATTTTATTTCATGCTGGCATAAATTTTTTTGAAGGTGGATTTGTAGGAGTAGATATCTTCTTTGTAATTAGTGGTTACTTAATAACCTCTTTAATACTTTCAGAGAAATCAAAGGGTGAATTTAAATTAAGTAATTTTTACGAAAGAAGAGCTCGGAGGATTTTACCAGCTTTATTTGCTGTTATGCTATTTAGCATCCCCTTTTCCTATCTCTTCATGATGCCTAATCAACTTCTAGACTTTTCTGAAAGTATTCTTGCAGTAACATTTTTTTCTTCAAATATTTTATTCTGGACGGAAAGTAATTACTTTTCAGCCGCGGCTGAATTAAAACCTCTTCTTCATACATGGAGTTTAGCGGTTGAAGAACAATTCTATATTTTATTTCCAATCTTCATTATCTTGACATGGAAAATCGGAAAACAAAATATATTAAGATTAATTCTAATTTTTCTAGTATTAA belongs to SAR86 cluster bacterium and includes:
- a CDS encoding FAD-dependent oxidoreductase, translated to MVENTNFDFDIIVLGCGASGMLAAISAYENGLKVGIFEKDSVVGGTAAVSGGIIWAPMNSHMKDADIKDSREDAINYFMSLSQGEMDTELLESFIDNCSEAISFLEKHTSISLSILSGYPDYYLDKPGAISGGGRALDNSLFSYLELGEWKDKVRNNGPSLPMTLSETPLGGGSGQLEEEVLQERTKTDQRGMGQALVGGLLKGCIDRGIIPKTNVDVIKLLTKDSEVKGVEVKIGGKIQKLHSSRGVIIATGGFEWNKELVSSFLRGPMTHPASPPSNTGDGLMLAQEVGASLGNMTSAWWTPVLSIPDNSWPDGSQRSSPVLMERTLPHSIIVNKRGNRFCNEATNYSALAGAFQSFDPTTYSYSNLPSWIVFDATHRARYMTGPSIPGSETPEWLVESETITELENKLGIIPGALSSSIEVFNNFVEQGEDKDFSRGKSEYDYFYGDRSLKGISATLGKIEKGPFYAVELKMGCLGTNGGPRTNKFGQVLSVRGELINGLYAVGNVMSGSTGSVYAGAGGTLGPALTFGYLAGMHCAGVNTLKRN
- a CDS encoding aldo/keto reductase; this translates as MKYRNLGKSGLRLSELSFGSWVTFNHQVDTRLAERMFAICFDAGINFFDNAEAYEAGESEVVMGKALRKLNKPRDSYCVSSKVMFGRIPNFGALPTQKGLSRKHVTEACHQAMHRLQVDYLDLYFCHRPDPRTPIGETVWAMHNLITQGKVLYWGTSEWSADQIKEAYDFAHNNHLSPPTMEQPQYNMLDRQKFEIEYDSLYKEYGLGTTIWSPLASGVLTGKYLNEIPEGSRATLKGYEWLQKRVMESERGKIRQDIVRQLKPIADDLDISLTKLSLAWCLLNPNVSTMILGASKIEQLEENLLATDSVSLLTEEVQNTIQSILNSVDTEAGDPAEDGVD
- a CDS encoding TonB-dependent receptor, translating into MKSIKHIIILSLLMSGGSIFTAELEEIVVTAQKRAENVQDVPATVNALTASVMEDFQIRDFSEIGSLVAGTTFNEYDTRRKAVSIRGLFTDPDWSGVALAQNYVNEVPVRPGEAFFELYDIERIEVLKGAQGTLQGVTSPGGAIHIYTKSAEIADAMSGYVESSIADNNGTLIKTGVNIPLTSSLAMRFAGVVNEHDGHEIFNVTTGQRENKKIDSQRLSFTFAPTDALDMQLVYEKANISHTQPRPVAGSAGSAPAAVAQTKGFLSQFSPAAAGIKVPSYNRQYYGGPIGTVSMEDGIAIHNGLAMDENDLDRTTLTINYSLAGHTLTLIGSDKENLSDTIIDRDFGKFYPGGYYQRVTTASETKHGEIRIANDPGGKIEYVVGAYTNNTDTFTLATVDTTGFQANILGASYPHLFFQVDTIIPLARQTNAFFANVKFNITDSTAIQVGVRDQEMDFFKKQTTDLTTLYTNMGMAYLCGLGMCTLDAIADADAYGENESTTESFKIIHNLNEDVMVYVSLDSGFRPGGLTITPTAIDPSLLVYQDEESDLMEIGVKSTLMDGKLMINASYFETEFDGYQGKADNITVFDRATQSMTNMQGGLAFNADATAEGFEMEWAYLVSDSLTLGGSLASVTVEYDSGTIGPINDPTYVGLLTATGSIAGQSASNAPEDTVNFWADYSAGNYFARLIWSMAGERTDRLVPGGEIGELNTVNLLTGYTSDNGMFEATIWVKNLLDEQELAFLSNPYSGGFSFGTPFTFQTNFTEGMTNPPRTMGITLGYNF
- a CDS encoding nitronate monooxygenase; translated protein: MNRVTKILGCKYPIIQAPMGWIARSQLASAVSNAGGFGIIETSSGEVENCKNEIKAMSQMTDKPFGVNLPLLFLQDESMIDLVVEEKIKFVTTSAGDPSKYIHILKEAGITVFHAVPSLAGAMKAANAGVDGLVVEGTEGGGFKSPEEVGLSVLLQSIRRQTDLPMIAAGGIVNGIGMAAAFAAGAEGIQMGTRFVSSKESPVHDNFKNYILKSNEQGTWILNKKSKPCIRALKTDFTKDIYEEGIMEMSAMSKIKDLYFGGDMNAAPALAGQSVGLIDQVKLVKDIINETINEFNEICKRMSSQILN
- a CDS encoding SDR family oxidoreductase; translated protein: MNVLEQFNLNGKVAVVTGAGKGIGKGIAIALAEAGADIALASRSKEDLDNVAREIDSIGRKALVVPTDVTIIDQLEALGTITQKDLGPIDIWVNNAGGLPDATPRYMTKTSEEEFDAQIGLNFKAVWQACVIAAKNMSEEGGSIINISSATAKNMGPNPKNGPYGASKSAVNSITASFSQELAPKIRVNAIAPGPVPTDNFNDSVGVHSHEETAALMNMMNLPLKRLGTPEDIGAAVVFMASSASSWITGQCLYVDGGM